A single Lolium perenne isolate Kyuss_39 chromosome 6, Kyuss_2.0, whole genome shotgun sequence DNA region contains:
- the LOC127321501 gene encoding formin-like protein 7 has translation MALFRKFFFKKPPDGVLLITDNIYVFDHCFSLEAPEEDRFEAHTRGIATHLLEDFQDHSFMVTNFGTRTEESHIYRILSEYGMTVLDYPGHYEGCPLLTMEMVHCILKSSESWLSLGQHNLLIMHCEQGCWPILAFMLAALLLYLGHYSDEHKTLEMLYKQSSLQLLEMFSPLNPMPSQMRYLRYISMRNVMPEWPPADRALTLDCLILRMIPDFHSQGGFCPILRIYGPDPLMPHDQSPKVLFSTPKSSNLVRFNSQADELVKINLQCHVQGDVVLECSNMYEDVDREEMVFRIMFNTAFIRSNILMLNRDEIDMLWNAKDEFPKDFRAEVIFSDMDATTSLVTTEPVSHQEKQGLGIEEFAKVLDIFNHLDWVDVEMDMELDSPPKRVPVTSQGNIDAYPADDPETFFDSQEELSFDNLSGEINSSARVLKLQNHFATLGSTERKQAPLHSSLKEVPLEPHTVAPSKVMIPKASASSIAPSSGTVIPEPAPSPGQPRRLTSDSAVQLSSNASDEKSSLQTPIELEPSPVMVNKLGSTASLIPLCTPPPLPPRPPTVTLAPVSSTVPIDTSTGMISVSLRSTMPSRSPPPEPSVSPQVSATTEEPVKSQESYEILNLQPDSSTASSVTALPAVSSISVVRKSSNKRASLHLALPDSRPSVTPVTLSDPTPAPPPPPPPPPPPPLKAASVLFPLSQNEQVTRRKEKVAPPPPTPPPLPPASFSNSISSIPKKARSPPPPPPPPPPPPSLVTSFSSPHAPPPPPPPPPLPNSHVVSSSQLHFTTSKYAVPITSALNSSQTIPGLQRSPIPPPPPPPPPPPPPSQSSSLVSSFPSTVNRHPMAAPHPPPPPPPPPPMRTSTTPSHVSAPPVPPLRMVVPRPPPPPPPLRTMSSQVSTPPVPPLPPPKLSGNNIASQKPSTTRLPPPPPGPPPKNFSNSLPSKGSVLSSAPPPPPTLSFGAKGRSTVRSRSPRSLRANQPSKRTPLKPLHWVKVSRATQGSLWADTQKSDEESRTPEIDLSELESLFSVSMPNTEAKRTRERPSVAAKQEKVHLIDLQRSKNCEIMLRNIKMPLPDLMGSVLTLDDSSVDGDQVDYLIKFCPTKEEMELLKGYTGSSENLGKCEQFFLEMMKVPRVESKLRILSFKIKFLTQVADLKNSLNTINAVAEEVRNSVKLKRVMQTILSLGNALNQGTARGSAVGFRLDSLLKLIDIRARNNKMTLMHYLCKVLSGKLPEVLDFVKDLAHLEPASKIQLKELAEEMQAITKGLEKVEQELATSEKDGPGSETFYKKLKEFLADAQAEGRSLALLYSSAGKSADSLAHYFGEDPVRCPFEQVVSTLLSFVKTFERAHAENLKQAEQEKKRAQMEAEREKAKAGGAHKQAGSPEPGVSDRQTPDPYPERLTHTIQGNAVPIGRLVTQPRPIYTSRTPMASAASTSASTAVAAASRLLLRRAPHLLRRLPRAPPAALSSRSSPSSSFGAAAALRRPLGHRARMGHTSAAASSSVPALGLTKANAVELPQVTFTGKDTDFSAWTGDILAVAVTEKDLTKGPDSKFENAVLRKLDEQLGGLLSEASAEEDFTGKSGQSVVLRLSGQGFKRLGLIGLGQTAPSTALACRAIGESVASLAKSAQAASVAVVLAGIQEEFKLNAAASIASGTVLGLHEDSRFKAEAKKVHLKQVDLIGLGSGPEVDQKLKYANDLCSGVIFGKELVNAPANVLTPAVLAEEAAKIASTYSDVFTATILDEEKCQELKMGSYLGVAAASANPPRFIHLCYKPVGGNVKRKLAIVGKGLTFDSGGYNIKTGPGCSIELMKFDMGGSAAVFGAAKALAQIKPPGVEVHFIVAACENMISGTGMRPGDILTASNGKTIEVNNTDAEGRLTLADALVYACNQGVDKVVDLATLTGACVVALGPSIAGIFTPSDELAKEITAASEISGEKFWRLPMEESYWEGMKSGVADMVNTGGRQGGSITAALFLKQFVDEKVQWMHIDMAGPVWSDKKKTGTGFGVSTLVEWVVKNSS, from the exons ATGGCGCTGTTCCGGAAGTTCTTCTTCAAGAAGCCGCCCGACGGGGTGCTCCTCATCACCGACAACATTTACG TTTTCGATCATTGCTTCTCCCTGGAAGCACCGGAAGAGGACCGGTTCGAGGCACACACCAGAGGCATTGCAACACATCTTCTGGAAGATTTTCAAGATCACTCATTCATGGTCACGAATTTCGGGACTCGGACGGAGGAAAGCCATATATACCGCATTTTATCCGAGTATGGTATGACTGTTTTGGACTACCCAGGCCACTACGAGGGGTGTCCACTCCTCACAATGGAAATGGTCCACTGCATCTTGAAGTCCAGCGAAAGTTGGCTTTCTCTGGGTCAGCATAACTTGCTGATAATGCACTGTGAACAAGGGTGCTGGCCTATTCTTGCCTTCATGCTAGCCGCTCTTCTGTTGTACCTGGGGCATTATTCGGATGAGCACAAGACACTGGAGAtgctctacaaacaatcatctttgCAGCTCCTGGAGATGTTTTCACCTCTAAATCCAATGCCTTCTCAAATGAGATACTTGCGGTATATTTCGATGAGGAATGTCATGCCTGAGTGGCCTCCAGCTGATAGAGCTCTGACATTGGATTGTTTGATTTTGAGGATGATTCCAGATTTCCATAGTCAAGGTGGGTTCTGTCCGATATTAAGGATATATGGCCCAGATCCACTAATGCCCCATGATCAATCTCCTAAAGTTCTTTTTTCAACTCCAAAAAGTAGTAACCTCGTCCGTTTTAATTCACAG GCAGATGAACTGGTGAAAATAAACCTTCAATGTCATGTCCAAGGTGATGTTGTCTTAGAGTGTAGCAACATGTATGAGGACGTGGATCGTGAGGAGATGGTGTTCCGGATCATGTTCAATACAGCTTTCATCAGGTCAAACATTTTGATGCTTAATCGTGATGAGATAGACATGCTATGGAATGCAAAAGATGAATTTCCCAAAGACTTCCGAGCCGAG GTTATCTTTTCTGACATGGATGCAACTACTTCGCTTGTTACGACAGAGCCTGTGAGTCATCAAGAGAAACAAGGACTTGGTATTGAAGAGTTTGCTAAAGTTCTAGATATCTTCAACCATTTGGATTGGGTAGATGTGGAGATGGATATGGAACTGGACTCACCACCGAAAAGGGTCCCAGTCACTTCCCAAGGAAATATTGATGCATATCCTGCTGATGATCCCGAGACTTTCTTTGATAGTCAAGAAGAACTTAGCTTTGATAATTTATCTGGTGAAATCAACTCTTCTGCCCGTGTGCTGAAGCTTCAAAATCACTTTGCTACGCTTGGTAGCACTGAGCGTAAACAAGCCCCCCTACATTCAAGTCTAAAGGAAGTTCCATTGGAACCGCATACAGTAGCACCATCTAAGGTTATGATACCAAAGGCTAGTGCTTCATCAATAGCACCGTCTTCTGGTACAGTTATACCCGAACCTGCACCTTCACCAGGTCAGCCACGGCGATTGACATCTGATTCTGCAGTGCAACTTTCATCCAATGCATCAGATGAGAAGTCTAGTTTACAAACTCCAATAGAGCTTGAACCTTCACCTGTTATGGTAAATAAATTAGGATCAACAGCATCCCTTATACCATTGTGCacgcctcctcctcttcctccccgacCACCCACCGTTACATTAGCTCCTGTTTCCTCTACTGTACCCATAGATACTAGTACAGGTATGATCAGTGTTTCCCTTAGGTCAACCATGCCTTCCCGTTCACCTCCTCCAGAGCCATCAGTCTCTCCACAAGTTTCTGCAACAACTGAAGAACCGGTTAAATCCCAAGAGTCTTACGAAATTCTTAATTTACAGCCTGATAGTTCTACAGCTTCCAGTGTCACCGCATTGCCAGCAGTTTCTTCAATTTCTGTAGTAAGGAAATCTAGCAACAAAAGAGCATCTTTACATCTGGCTTTGCCTGACTCAAGGCCTTCAGTAACTCCAGTTACACTATCAGATCCTACTccagcaccaccgccgccaccacctcctccgcctcctcctcctctaaaAGCGGCCAGTGTGTTGTTTCCTTTGTCACAAAATGAACAAGTGACACGCAGGAAAGAAAAGGTTGCACCACCTCCGCCAACTCCACCACCTCTTCCACCAGCGTCGTTTTCAAATTCAATTTCTTCCATACCAAAGAAAGCTcggtctccaccgccaccgccaccacccccgccaccgcccccctcattggtaacatcattttcttcTCCAcacgcaccaccgccaccgcctccacctcctccactacCTAATAGCCATGTAGTTTCATCATCTCAACTGCACTTCACAACATCTAAATATGCAGTTCCTATAACTTCGGCCCTCAACTCTTCACAAACCATTCCAGGGCTGCAAAGATCACCCATTCCacccccaccacctcctcctcctcctcctcctcctccatctcaAAGTAGCTCTTTGGTTTCTTCATTTCCATCCACAGTTAATAGACATCCCATGGCAGCCCCTCATCCTCCACCACCTCCCCCACCTCCCCCACCAATGCGTACCAGTACCACGCCATCTCATGTTTCTGCGCCACCTGTACCACCATTACGCATGGTAGTTCCTCGTCCTCCCCCACCTCCCCCACCATTGCGTACCATGTCATCTCAAGTATCAACACCACCTGTACCCCCATTACCTCCTCCGAAGCTAAGTGGCAACAATATTGCTTCACAAAAGCCATCAACAACACGACTGCCACCACCTCCACCAGGCCCACCTCCTAAGAATTTCTCCAACTCTTTGCCAAGCAAGGGAAGTGTTCTCAGTTCTGCCCCTCCACCACCTCCTACATTATCATTTGGTGCAAAGGGCCGCAGCACAGTCCGGTCAAGAAGTCCTAGAAGTTTACGTGCCAACCAGCCATCTAAGAGGACACCACTGAAGCCATTGCACTGGGTAAAAGTGTCAAGGGCAACACAAGGAAGCTTATGGGCAGATACACAGAAGTCTGATGAAGAATCTAG GACTCCGGAGATTGATCTGTCTGAGCTTGAAAGTCTTTTCTCGGTATCCATGCCAAATACGGAGGCAAAGCGGACACGCGAACGTCCTTCCGTTGCAGCAAAACAAGAAAAAGTTCATTTG ATTGACCTTCAGCGCTCAAAAAATTGTGAGATTATGCTGCGAAACATCAAGATGCCACTGCCTGATCTGATG GGGTCAGTGCTTACTCTGGATGATTCCAGCGTGGATGGTGATCAAGTAGATTATCTGATAAAGTTCTGTCCAACCAAGGAAGAAATGGAACTACTCAAA GGATATACAGGCAGCAGTGAGAACCTAGGAAAATGTGAACAG tTCTTCTTGGAAATGATGAAAGTGCCAAGGGTGGAGTCTAAACTGAGAATTTTATCTTTTAAGATAAAGTTTCTTACACAG GTTGCAGATCTGAAAAATAGCTTGAATACCATCAATGCTGTCGCGGAAGAG GTTAGGAACTCTGTCAAGCTTAAGCGAGTGATGCAAACAATTCTTTCTTTGGGGAATGCATTGAACCAAGGAACTGCAAGGG GTTCGGCTGTTGGATTTAGATTGGATAGTCTTCTTAAGCTCATTGATATACGGGCACGTAACAACAAGATGACTCTCATGCATTatttatgcaag GTTCTTTCCGGGAAGCTTCCTGAAGTTCTTGATTTTGTCAAGGATCTCGCGCATTTAGAACCTGCCTCAAAG ATCCAATTAAAAGAGTTGGCAGAAGAAATGCAAGCAATAACTAAGGGACTGGAAAAAGTTGAGCAGGAATTGGCAACGTCTGAAAAAGATGGTCCAGGGTCTGAAACGTTTTATAAG aaattgaaGGAATTTCTTGCTGATGCCCAAGCTGAAGGGAGGTCATTAGCTTTGCTTTACAGTTCAGCG GGAAAAAGTGCAGATTCTCTAGCACATTATTTTGGTGAAGATCCTGTGCGGTGTCCATTTGAGCAAG TTGTCTCTACTCTACTCAGCTTCGTGAAAACATTCGAACGGGCGCATGCCGAGAACCTCAAGCAggcggagcaggagaagaagAGAGCCCAGATGGAAGCAGAAAGAGAAAAGGCGAAGGCAGGAGGTGCGCATAAGCAGGCCGGGTCACCGGAGCCAGGAGTCTCGGACCGA CAGACTCCAGACCCGTATCCGGAGCGGCTGACGCACACAATACAAGGGAACGCCGTCCCGATCGGACGGCTGGTAACGCAGCCGCGGCCGATATATACCTCCCGCACGCCAATGGCGTCCGCCgcatccacctccgcctccaccgccgtcgccgccgcctcccgcctgctcctccgccgcgcgccgcacctcctgcgccgcctcccgCGCGCGCCCCCCGCGGCACTCTCGTCTCGCTCATCCCCCTCGTCGTCGttcggcgccgctgctgcgctccGCCGCCCGCTCGGGCACCGCGCCAGGATGGGCCACACTTCCGCCGCCGCTTCCTCTTCCGTGCCCGCGCTCGGGCTCACCAAGGCCAACGCCGTCGAGCTGCCCCAG GTCACCTTCACCGGCAAAGACACCGACTTCTCCGCCTGGACGGGCGACATCCTGGCCGTCGCGGTCACGGAGAAGGATCTGACCAAAGGGCCGGACTCCAAGTTCGAGAACGCCGTGCTGAGGAAGCTGGACGAGCAGCTGGGCGGCCTCCTGTCTGAGGCCTCGGCCGAGGAGGACTTCACGGGTAAATCCGGGCAGTCGGTGGTGCTCCGCCTCTCCGGGCAGGGGTTCAAGAGGCTGGGCCTGATCGGGCTCGGCCAGACCGCCCCGTCCACCGCCCTGGCCTGCCGGGCCATCGGTGAGTCCGTCGCTTCCCTCGCCAAGTCTGCCCAGGCTGCCAGCGTCGCTGTCGTCCTTGCTGGGATCCAGGAGGAGTTCAAGCTGAATGCCGCCGCGTCCATCGCTTCCG GAACCGTCCTTGGATTGCACGAGGACAGCAGATTCAAGGCTGAGGCGAAGAAGGTGCATCTTAAGCAGGTAGATCTTATTGGACTGGGTTCCGGTCCGGAGGTGGACCAGAAACTCAAGTACGCCAATGATCTTTGCTCGGGCGTGATTTTCGGGAAAGAGCTTGTCAACGCACCTGCAAACGTCCTCACCCCTG CTGTGCTTGCGGAGGAGGCGGCAAAGATTGCCTCTACATACAGCGATGTATTCACTGCCACCATACTGGATGAGGAGAAATGCCAAGAGCTGAAGATGGGCTCCTACTTGGGAGTTGCTGCAGCTTCTGCAAACCCTCCTCGCTTTATCCACTTGTGCTACAAACCTGTTGGTGGCAATGTCAAGAGAAAGCTGGCTATTGTTGGGAAGGGTCTAACTTTTGACAG TGGCGGCTACAACATCAAGACTGGACCAGGCTGCAGTATTGAACTGATGAAGTTTGACATGGGAGGCTCCGCTGCAGTATTTGGTGCGGCAAAAGCTTTGGCCCAGATCAAGCCTCCTGGAGTAGAG GTTCATTTTATTGTTGCTGCCTGTGAAAATATGATTAGTGGGACAGGAATGAGGCCTGGTGACATTTTGACCGCATCTAACGGAAAAACAATCGAG GTAAATAACACTGATGCGGAAGGAAGGCTTACACTTGCTGATGCTTTGGTCTATGCTTGTAATCAAGGTGTTGACAAG GTCGTTGATCTGGCAACACTAACCGGTGCCTGTGTTGTTGCACTTGGGCCTAGCATTGCTG GAATCTTCACACCGAGTGATGAACTAGCCAAGGAAATCACTGCTGCATCTGAGATATCAGGGGAGAAGTTCTGGAGATTGCCAATGGAAGAGAGCTACTGGGAAGGGATGAAGTCCGGTGTGGCTGACATGGTCAACACCGGCGGCCGACAGGGTGGTTCTATCACCGCTGCCCTCTTCCTGAAACAG TTTGTTGACGAGAAGGTCCAGTGGATGCACATCGACATGGCGGGGCCCGTGTGGAGCGACAAGAAGAAGACAGGCACTGGATTCGGCGTGTCCACCTTGGTGGAGTGGGTTGTCAAGAACTCGTCCTGA
- the LOC127321500 gene encoding uncharacterized protein, whose translation MGEAAAAEAQGPLLHRRIEFHAATTTQQHRAAAGGAGGFRVETLYQGDDRGLAAAAWSEGRDKGEPSGFDAELAAARVYLRRIGAGLRNLGNTCYLNSVLQCLTYTEPFVAYLQSGKHKSSCRTAGFCALCALQNHVRCALESTGKILTPFQFVRNLRCISRSFRNSRQEDAHELMVNLLESMHKCCLPSGIPSQSPSAYEKSLVHRIFGGRLRSQVRCASCSHCSSKFDPFLDLSLEIADSATLVKALQKFTEEEVLDGGEEQYNCQSCKRKVVAKKRFTIDKAPDVLTIHLKRFSPFNPRHKIDKKVEFQPTLNLKPFVSNSEDMDFRYSLYGVLVHAGWNTQSGHYYCFVRTSSGLWHNLDDNQVRQVREADVLRQKAYMLFYVRDRVRSSMMNTNFIEKKAISEKIACMNDSLRNGLREATLNVSPFINGDMKSQKQNLDNGHPTIFGNSSRGQCSKKPSSIEVLEAAAVQSNDMISVQEALCIQPDTAATLSINTNKTTSDSQSEIISPPYLFGESTLDINKAAAKDTTVPDGTVSCWDEAKAAAESVKQHDEIVMDKELPAEHFDAISNPVEQTSVQTNTAEAGQATLKELSVKDTDHITNAEEPFSVQNNNLEAVQVNPLKQICSENSTQVICSEVSAHAICSEASAQATCSEEVSAQATCSEVSAQAICSEVSAQATCSGNSAQAICSEDSAQAICSEDSTKVLDQVPCHDNPNTVTDLKSSKQVAYSTARLLFVSKHSLLAVLKQHKKRKHKRATRRPIDNDELVTDDQQPSTSETVLRVISCKSHRRRKRSHEKSSSDNGDKMNSKKPHLAEPSSSTADLPMDRKDDKDALLGSTELPSSHASSVTDQHDNRSHEKSSSDNDDKMNSKKPHLAEPSSSTADLPMDRKDDKDALVASAKLPSSHTSSVTDQNDSRNCAHPNEVVSRHFDLLTRGLGEITVQRWDDIDMPNTKSTKFSCPRTNIIGYVPDQWDEEYDRGKMKKVRKPKEEEFGGPNPFQEAANIRSRLRKRFKCDQDRWGNQPRRI comes from the exons atgggggaggcggcggcggcggaggcccaGGGGCCGCTGCTGCACCGGAGGATCGAGTTCCACGCCGCCACGACGACGCAGCAGCACCGCGCGGCGGCGGGTGGGGCAGGCGGGTTTCGGGTTGAGACGCTGTACCAGGGGGACGATAGGGGATTGGCGGCCGCGGCGTGGAGTGAGGGGCGGGACAAGGGGGAGCCGAGCGGGTTCGATGCGGAGCTCGCCGCCGCCAGGGTCTACCTGCGGAGAATC GGGGCCGGCCTGCGAAATCTCGGCAACACCTGCTACCTCAACTCGGTGCTGCAGTGCCTCACATACACCGAGCCCTTCGTGGCATACCTGCAGAGCGGGAAGCACAAGTCCTCAT GCCGGACGGCCGGATTCTGTGCACTTTGCGCTCTTCAGAACCACGTTAGATGTGCTCTAGAGTCAACCGGGAAGATATTGACACCGTTCCAGTTTGTCAGGAACTTAAGAT GCATCTCTCGCAGTTTCCGCAACTCTAGGCAGGAAGATGCGCATGAGCTAATGGTTAACTTACTGGAGTCCATGCACAAGTGCTGTTTACCTTCTGGCATACCAAGTCAGTCTCCCAGTGCTTATGAGAAGAGTCTAGTTCACAGAATTTTTGGTGGTCGTTTAAGAAGTCAG GTGAGATGCGCAAGTTGCTCGCACTGTTCCAGCAAATTCGATCCTTTCCTGGATCTCAGTCTTGAAATTGCTGATTCTGCTACATTGGTGAAAGCACTTCAAAAATTTACTGAAGAAGAGGTACTAGATGGTGGGGAAGAGCAGTACAACTGCCAGAGCTGCAAAAGAAAGGTTGTGGCCAAGAAAAGGTTTACAATTGATAAGGCTCCTGATGTGTTGACAATTCATCTGAAGCGTTTTAGTCCTTTCAACCCTCGCCACAAGATTGACAAAAAAGTGGAGTTTCAGCCAACTCTGAACTTGAAGCCATTTGTAAGCAATTCAGAA GACATGGATTTCCGATACAGTCTTTATGGTGTGTTGGTTCATGCTGGCTGGAATACACAGTCAGGTCATTACTATTGCTTTGTTCGGACTTCTAGTGGGCTTTGGCACAATCTTGATGATAATCAG GTTCGCCAAGTTCGTGAGGCAGACGTATTGAGACAGAAAGCCTATATGTTATTCTATGTGCGTGACAGAGTGAGGAGTTCAATGATGAATACAAATTTTATAGAGAAGAAAGCTATTTCTGAAAAGATTGCATGTATGAATGACTCACTTCGAAATGGTCTAAGGGAAGCAACATTGAATGTTTCCCCATTTATTAACGGAGATATGAAGTCACAGAAGCAGAACTTAGACAATGGTCATCCTACCATTTTTGGCAACAGTTCACGAGGCCAGTGTTCAAAAAAGCCTAGCAGCATTGAAGTTCTGGAAGCTGCAGCTGTGCAAAGCAATGACATGATTTCAGTACAGGAAGCTCTTTGTATACAGCCAGACACTGCTGCTACCTTGTCCATCAACACAAACAAGACAACTTCGGATAGTCAAAGCGAGATAATATCTCCACCATATCTGTTTGGCGAATCAACACTCGATATAAATAAGGCAGCGGCCAAG GATACTACTGTTCCTGATGGAACAGTGTCCTGCTGGGATGAAGCTAAAGCGGCAGCAGAGTCTGTGAAGCAACATGATGAAATAGTTATGGACAAGGAGCTTCCGGCAGAACACTTCGATGCCATATCAAACCCAGTGGAACAG ACGTCAGTGCAGACTAATACAGCAGAAGCTGGGCAGGCTACGTTGAAGGAGCTTTCTGTGAAGGACActgatcatattacaaatgcagaGGAGCCG TTTTCTGTGCAGAACAACAATCTGGAAGCTGTGCAGGTCAACCCTTTAAAGCAAATCTGTTCTGAAAATTCCACACAGGTGATCTGCTCTGAAGTTTCTGCACACGCGATCTGCTCTGAAGCTTCTGCACAGGCGACCTGCTCTGAAGAAGTTTCTGCACAGGCGACCTGCTCTGAAGTTTCTGCACAGGCGATCTGCTCTGAAGTTTCTGCACAGGCGACCTGCTCTGGAAACTCTGCACAGGCGATCTGCTCTGAAGACTCTGCACAGGCGATCTGCTCTGAAGACTCTACAAAGGTGTTGGACCAGGTTCCATGCCATGATAATCCAAATACAGTGACGGATTTGAAGTCAAGCAAGCAAGTGGCATATTCAACTGCACGCTTGCTTTTTGTCTCCAAGCATTCCTTACTGGCTGTCTTAAAACAGCACAAGAAAAGGAAACATAAAAGAGCTACAAGACGGCCTATTGACAATGATGAATTGGTTACTGATGATCAGCAGCCATCAACTTCGGAAACTGTTCTTAGGGTCATATCATGTAAGTCCCACAGAAGACGCAAGCGCTCCCATGAGAAATCAAGTTCTGATAATGGTGATAAGATGAACAGTAAGAAACCGCATCTTGCTGAACCCTCCAGCAGTACTGCCGACCTTCCCATGGACAGGAAAGATGACAAGGATGCACTACTTGGTAGCACTGAGCTACCAAGTTCACACGCAAGCTCTGTGACAGACCAGCATGACAATCGCTCCCATGAGAAATCAAGTTCTGATAACGATGATAAGATGAACAGTAAGAAACCACATCTTGCTGAGCCCTCCAGCAGTACTGCCGACCTTCCCATGGACAGGAAAGATGACAAGGATGCACTAGTTGCTAGCGCTAAGCTACCAAGTTCACACACAAGCTCTGTGACAGACCAGAATGACTCCAGAAACTGTGCACATCCAAATGAGGTTGTCTCCCGGCATTTCGATCTCCTCACGAGGGGTTTGGGAGAAATTACGG TTCAACGATGGGATGACATTGACATGCCAAATACAAAGTCAACAAAGTTTTCATGTCCAAGGACCAACATCATTGGCTATGTGCCAGATCAATG GGATGAGGAGTATGACCGCGGGAAAATGAAGAAGGTCAGGAAGCCGAAGGAGGAAGAGTTTGGTGGACCCAACCCGTTCCAAGAGGCAGCGAATATCAGATCACGGTTGAGGAAGAGATTTAAATGTGACCAGGACAGATGGGGGAACCAGCCACGCAGGATATGA